One Setaria italica strain Yugu1 chromosome II, Setaria_italica_v2.0, whole genome shotgun sequence DNA segment encodes these proteins:
- the LOC101756302 gene encoding chitin-inducible gibberellin-responsive protein 1: MDLHQLLKYRLTGANVFYEFPTENNLANNPWPGTPLKSEFSNSPYTPLSAQLECDNLSAISNTPDNQSSTETISAQPISPLEVDSSNRQAGILWENTQVRPDHLYTTSRHNMQHALRKIETVLMAPDADDAATSTKHEFEEHKPAPLMRQRSRTWSHELRQPSPGVVRTQFASGYPTASYEFRPEKRQRELREDPQSMVKQLLTKCAEALSEERIEEFLKLVQQARGVVSITGEPIQRLGAYLLEGLVARHGNSGTNIYRALKCREPESNELLSYMKILYNICPYFKFGYMAANGAIAEALRNEDKIHIVDFQIAQGTQWITLIQALAARPGGPPHVRITGIDDPVSEYARGEGLDLVGKMLKSMSEEFRIPLEFTPLPGVYATQVTKEMLDIRPGEALAVNFTLQLHHTPDESVDVNNPRDGLLRMVKGLSPKVTTLVEQESHTNTTPFLMRFSETMDYYSAMFESIDANLPRDSKERINVEQHCLAKDIVNIIACEGKDRVERHELLGKWKSRLTMAGFKPYPLSSYVNSVIRKLLACYSDKYTLEEKDGAMLLGWKSRKLISASAWH; encoded by the coding sequence ATGGATTTGCACCAGTTGTTAAAGTACAGATTAACTGGTGCTAACGTCTTCTACGAATTTCCCACAGAGAACAACTTAGCAAACAATCCCTGGCCAGGTACTCCACTGAAGTCGGAATTCAGCAACTCCCCGTACACTCCCCTTTCAGCCCAGCTTGAGTGTGACAATTTGTCTGCTATTAGCAACACTCCAGATAACCAGAGTTCCACAGAAACCATTTCAGCACAACCAATATCACCGCTAGAAGTTGACAGCTCCAACAGACAGGCAGGTATACTTTGGGAAAACACCCAAGTGAGACCTGATCACTTGTACACTACATCAAGGCATAATATGCAACACGCTTTACGGAAAATAGAGACTGTTCTGATGGCACCTGATGCTGATGATGCTGCCACTAGCACCAAGCATGAGTTTGAGGAACACAAACCTGCTCCGCTGATGAGGCAGCGGTCAAGGACATGGAGTCATGAATTAAGGCAGCCATCACCAGGAGTTGTCCGGACACAATTTGCATCTGGATACCCCACAGCAAGCTATGAATTCCGCCCAGAAAAGCGACAAAGGGAGTTAAGGGAAGATCCGCAGAGCATGGTGAAGCAGTTGTTAACAAAGTGCGCTGAAGCATTAAGTGAGGAGAGGATAGAGGAGTTCCTTAAGCTTGTTCAGCAAGCTCGTGGAGTTGTATCAATTACTGGGGAACCAATACAGCGGTTAGGTGCTTACCTTCTTGAGGGTTTGGTTGCTAGACATGGAAACTCGGGTACGAACATATATCGTGCTTTGAAGTGCCGTGAGCCGGAGAGTAATGAACTTTTGTCCTACATGAAGATTTTATACAATATCTGTCCGTACTTCAAGTTTGGCTATATGGCTgctaatggggcaattgcagaGGCATTGAGAAATGAGGACAAAATCCATATAGTTGATTTCCAGATTGCTCAAGGGACACAATGGATAACACTGATCCAAGCACTAGCTGCAAGGCCTGGGGGTCCACCACATGTGCGGATCACTGGAATTGATGATCCAGTGTCAGAGTACGCCCGTGGTGAAGGTCTGGACCTTGTAGGGAAGATGTTGAAAAGCATGTCCGAAGAATTCAGGATACCTCTGGAGTTTACCCCTCTACCCGGTGTCTATGCCACCCAAGTCACAAAAGAAATGCTAGACATCAGGCCAGGCGAAGCACTTGCTGTCAACTTCACTCTGCAGCTACACCACACCCCAGATGAGAGCGTGGACGTCAACAACCCACGGGACGGGCTACTCCGGATGGTGAAAGGGCTGTCCCCGAAGGTGACCACGCTGGTGGAGCAGGAGTCGCACACCAACACGACACCGTTCCTGATGAGGTTCAGCGAGACCATGGACTACTACTCGGCCATGTTCGAGTCGATTGACGCGAACTTGCCACGGGACAGCAAGGAGCGGATCAACGTGGAGCAGCACTGCCTTGCCAAGGACATCGTGAACATCATCGCCTGTGAGGGGAAGGACCGGGTAGAGCGGCACGAGCTCCTGGGCAAGTGGAAGTCGAGGCTGACCATGGCTGGGTTCAAGCCGTACCCGCTAAGCTCGTACGTGAACTCGGTGATCAGGAAGCTCCTCGCCTGCTACTCCGACAAGTACAccctggaggagaaggatggCGCTATGCTGCTCGGCTGGAAGAGCAGGAAGTTGATATCTGCTTCTGCGTGGCACTGA
- the LOC101756705 gene encoding pentatricopeptide repeat-containing protein At4g18975, chloroplastic: MAGAFALRLAPRLAAVPPGRGKGGGGASRGAGSRALVTKKPNKEHHLWIRKETAGSGKKALRLIDTVSKLPNEKEAIYGALDKWSAFEPEFPIIAAAKALGMLKRRRKWLRIIQVTKWLMTKGQVLTWTTYDTLLLALFMDGRVDEAESIWTTVIQTHTRSVPKRLFSRMILMYDIHHHPDKVLEIYADMEELGVRPDEDTARRIGKAFVAFGQEEKEKYVLDRYLKKWKYIHFNGERVRVRRDGPLA; the protein is encoded by the exons ATGGCGGGAGCCTTCGCTCTCCGCCTCGCGCCGCGTCTCGCCGCGGTGCCACCGGGGAGGGGGAAGGGCGGTGGAGGAGCCAGCCGCGGTGCAGGCAGCAGAGCGCT GGTGACAAAGAAACCAAACAAGGAGCACCATTTGTGGATCAGGAAGGAGACAGCTGGGTCAGGGAAGAAGGCTCTCCGTCTTATTGATACT GTTTCAAAGTTACCAAATGAAAAGGAAGCTATTTATGGTGCATTAGACAAGTGGAGTGCTTTTGAGCCTGAATTCCCTATTATAGCAGCAGCAAAAGCTCTGGGGATGTTGAAAAGGCGAAGAAAATGGTTAAGAATCATCCAG GTAACTAAGTGGTTGATGACCAAAGGCCAGGTGCTGACATGGACAACGTATGACACACTTCTGCTGGCACTTTTTATGGATGGAAGGGTAGACGAAGCTGAGTCTATTTGGACTACTGTTATACAGACTCATACGCGCTCAGTGCCCAAGAGGTTGTTCTCTCGGATGATCTTGATGTATGACATTCACCATCATCCAGATAAAGTTTTGGAG ATATATGCTGACATGGAGGAATTAGGGGTGCGTCCAGATGAGGATACAGCTAGGCGGATTGGAAAAGCATTTGTGGCTTTCggccaagaagaaaaagagaagtaCGTCCTTGATAGATACTTGAAAAAGTGGAAGTACATCCATTTCAATGGTGAGCGTGTTAGGGTGCGGAGGGATGGACCACTGGCATAG
- the LOC101757120 gene encoding isopentenyl-diphosphate Delta-isomerase I: protein MPKLVRHMFCPGAAGNLRAPCRLPAASRSPAVIYLPARLHTLHRQPQTPLPSRRAPPILRRDQRERGREMAGAVGDDAGMDAVQRRLMFEDECMLVDEQDNVVGHASKYNCHLLEKNLLHRAFSVFLFNSNCELLPQQRSATKVAFPLVWSNTCCSHPLYRESELIQEKDLGVRNAAQRKVLDKLGIPAEDAPVDQFTPVGRMLYMAPSDGKWSEHELTHMLFIVRDVKLHPNPDEVAEVKYVNREQLKELIRKADAGEDGVKLSPWFRLIADNFLMGWWDHVEKGTLSEAADMETIHNLKE, encoded by the exons ATGCCAAAATTGGTCCGGCACATGTTTTGCCCCGGTGCTGCCGGGAATCTCCGCGCGCCATGCCGTCTGCCAGCCGCCAGCCGATCCCCTGCCGTTATTTATCTCCCCGCACGGCTGCACACACTCCATCGGCAGCCGCAAACGCCTTTGCCATCGCGTCGCGCTCCTCCGATCCTCCGCCGcgaccagagagagagagggagggagatggccgGCGCGGTGGGCGACGACGCCGGGATGGACGCCGTCCAGAGGCGGCTCATGTTCGAGGACGA ATGCATGTTGGTGGATGAGCAGGACAATGTTGTTGGCCATGCTTCAAAATACAACT GCCATCTGTTGGAAAAGAATCTGCTCCATAGGGCCTTCAGTGTGTTCCTTTTCAACTCAAATTGTGAGCTGCTACCCCAG CAAAGGTCCGCAACAAAGGTTGCATTTCCTTTAGTTTGGAGCAACACCTGCTGCAGCCATCCTCTGTACCGTGAGTCTGAGCTCATCCAGGAGAAAGACCTCG GTGTCAGAAATGCAGCACAGAGGAAGGTCCTGGATAAGCTGGGCATCCCAGCTGAAGATGCCCCGGTCGATCAGTTCACCCCTGTCGGTCGGATGCTTTACATGGCCCCGTCTGACGGAAAATGGAGCGAGCATGAGC TTACCCACATGCTGTTCATCGTCCGGGACGTGAAGCTGCATCCGAACCCGGACGAGGTCGCCGAGGTCAAGTACGTGAACCGCGAGCAGCTGAAGGAGCTCATCAGGAAGGCGGacgccggcgaggacggcgtGAAACTCTCTCCCTGGTTCAGGCTGATCGCCGACAACTTCCTCATGGGCTGGTGGGACCATGTCGAGAAGGGCACCCTCAGTGAGGCCGCGGACATGGAGACCATCCATAACCTGAAGGAGTGA